Proteins from a single region of Chryseobacterium scophthalmum:
- a CDS encoding phospho-sugar mutase: MTTLEKAKLWLSDTFDKETRDAVQLLIDSNSPDLEDSFYRELEFGTGGMRGIMGVGTNRLNKYTLGQATQGLANYMLEQFAGEEISVAIAYDVRHNSKEFGKLVADVLTANGIKVLLFKNHRPTPELSFTVRDKKCNGGIVLTASHNPPEYNGYKVYWNDGAQIVPPHDEAIINEVYSVKFEEIKFEGNDDLIEWIGEGQDDVYIDACIENSTYQDVGKGNLNIVFTSIHGTTYTTVPQALEKAGFKKVDLVKEQMIPSGNFPTVDSPNPEEPAALEMAMDLAKITNADIVIGTDPDGDRLGIAVRNLEGEIQLLNGNQCNTILTYYILDQWKKQGRITGKEFIGSTIVTSDIFFDIAEKFGVDCKVGLTGFKWIGKMIRDFEGEEKFVCGGEESFGFMTGDFVRDKDSCGSIILACEIAAWCKANGKTMYEYMIEIYQETGMYYEGLINIVKKGRDGAEEIQNMMKNFRENPPKSLAGSLVEEVKDFKEQTNFVVSENEKHVMDGIPKSNVLIYYTQDGTKVCVRPSGTEPKIKFYVSVKESITSKEDFEETLKVLEAKIEEVRKDLQLN; encoded by the coding sequence ATGACAACATTAGAAAAAGCGAAACTTTGGTTAAGTGACACCTTTGATAAAGAAACAAGAGATGCTGTTCAATTATTGATCGACAGCAATTCTCCTGATTTGGAAGACTCTTTTTATAGAGAATTAGAGTTCGGAACCGGAGGAATGAGAGGGATTATGGGTGTTGGAACCAATCGTTTAAATAAATATACATTAGGTCAAGCTACACAGGGACTTGCGAATTATATGTTAGAGCAATTTGCAGGTGAGGAAATCAGTGTTGCGATTGCTTATGACGTTCGTCACAATTCAAAAGAATTTGGAAAATTGGTGGCAGATGTTTTAACGGCAAATGGAATTAAAGTTCTTTTGTTTAAAAACCACAGACCAACTCCTGAATTGTCTTTCACTGTGCGTGATAAAAAATGCAACGGAGGAATTGTTTTAACTGCTTCTCATAATCCACCGGAATACAACGGATATAAAGTATACTGGAATGACGGAGCGCAAATCGTTCCGCCACATGATGAAGCAATTATCAATGAAGTATATTCTGTAAAATTTGAAGAAATTAAATTTGAAGGAAATGATGATTTAATCGAATGGATCGGAGAAGGGCAGGATGATGTTTATATCGATGCTTGTATCGAAAATTCAACCTATCAAGATGTTGGAAAAGGAAATTTAAATATTGTTTTCACGTCTATTCACGGCACAACTTATACAACAGTTCCACAAGCTTTGGAAAAAGCAGGATTCAAGAAAGTAGACCTTGTTAAAGAACAGATGATTCCGAGCGGAAATTTCCCGACGGTAGATTCTCCGAATCCGGAAGAACCTGCAGCTTTGGAAATGGCAATGGATTTAGCTAAAATCACTAACGCAGATATCGTTATCGGAACTGATCCTGATGGAGACAGATTAGGAATTGCTGTTAGAAATTTGGAAGGTGAAATTCAGTTGTTGAACGGAAACCAGTGTAATACGATTTTAACGTATTATATTTTAGATCAGTGGAAAAAACAAGGAAGAATTACCGGAAAAGAATTTATCGGTTCTACGATTGTAACTTCAGATATTTTCTTTGATATTGCTGAAAAATTCGGAGTTGACTGTAAAGTTGGATTGACAGGTTTCAAATGGATTGGGAAAATGATCCGTGATTTTGAAGGCGAAGAAAAATTTGTTTGCGGTGGCGAAGAAAGTTTCGGTTTTATGACTGGAGATTTCGTTCGTGATAAAGATTCTTGTGGAAGTATCATTTTAGCTTGCGAAATTGCAGCTTGGTGTAAAGCCAACGGAAAAACCATGTATGAATACATGATTGAAATCTATCAGGAAACCGGAATGTATTACGAAGGTTTAATTAATATCGTTAAAAAAGGAAGAGACGGAGCAGAAGAAATTCAGAATATGATGAAAAATTTCCGTGAAAATCCTCCAAAATCATTGGCTGGTTCTTTAGTTGAAGAAGTTAAAGATTTTAAAGAGCAAACCAACTTCGTAGTTTCTGAAAATGAAAAACATGTGATGGATGGTATTCCAAAATCTAATGTTTTGATTTATTACACGCAAGACGGAACAAAAGTTTGCGTAAGACCTTCAGGAACAGAACCGAAAATTAAATTTTATGTTTCTGTAAAAGAGAGCATAACTTCAAAAGAAGATTTTGAAGAAACATTGAAAGTTTTGGAAGCAAAAATAGAAGAAGTAAGAAAAGACCTTCAGTTGAATTAA
- a CDS encoding four helix bundle protein, which translates to MSESIIGKKSFEFAVIIVNFYRKFIVDKKEFVLSKQLLRSGTSVGANVREALNAQSRLDFIHKLSISQKECDETIYWLELLYETKYISKEEFEKLKNQATEILKIIRSIIITTKSKNS; encoded by the coding sequence ATGAGTGAAAGCATTATTGGAAAAAAAAGTTTTGAGTTCGCTGTAATTATTGTCAATTTTTATAGAAAGTTTATAGTTGATAAAAAAGAGTTTGTTTTATCTAAACAGCTTTTACGTTCAGGAACTTCTGTGGGAGCAAATGTGCGTGAAGCTTTAAATGCTCAAAGTAGATTAGATTTTATTCATAAATTATCTATCTCTCAAAAAGAATGTGATGAAACAATCTATTGGCTGGAACTTTTATATGAAACTAAATATATTTCAAAAGAAGAATTTGAAAAATTAAAAAATCAAGCAACGGAAATTTTAAAAATAATAAGAAGCATTATTATAACTACAAAGAGCAAAAACTCATAA
- a CDS encoding glycosyltransferase family 2 protein, with amino-acid sequence MNLSIVIPLLNEEESLEELFTRIDNVCKTSNLSYEVWFIDDGSTDLSWSIIENLKVQHPQIHGIKFSRNYGKSQALHAAFERAHGDVIITMDADLQDFPEEIPELYRMVIEDNYDIVSGWKKKRFDNVMTKNIPSKLFNAAARKVSGVYLHDFNCGLKAYKKQVVKSIDVYGDMHRYIPVLAANAGFRRITEKEVPHQARPYGTSKFGTERFVRGFLDLVTLWFVSRFGGRPMHFFGAVGTIMFIVGFLSAFWLGISKLIDVARGIYGHLITNNPWFFIALTMMLMGTLLFIAGFLGEMIIRTNREHKNYNIDEVI; translated from the coding sequence ATGAATTTATCTATAGTAATTCCGTTACTCAACGAGGAAGAGTCTCTCGAAGAGTTGTTTACAAGAATCGACAACGTTTGCAAAACCAGCAACTTATCATATGAAGTTTGGTTTATCGATGACGGAAGTACAGATTTGTCGTGGAGCATTATTGAGAATTTAAAAGTTCAGCATCCACAAATCCACGGAATAAAATTTTCAAGAAATTACGGAAAATCTCAGGCTTTACATGCCGCTTTTGAAAGAGCACACGGTGATGTTATTATCACTATGGATGCAGATTTACAAGACTTCCCGGAAGAAATTCCTGAGCTTTACAGAATGGTGATTGAAGATAATTATGACATCGTTTCGGGTTGGAAGAAAAAACGTTTTGATAATGTAATGACCAAAAATATTCCTTCTAAGCTCTTCAACGCTGCCGCAAGAAAAGTTTCAGGAGTTTATTTGCATGACTTTAACTGTGGACTGAAAGCTTATAAAAAACAGGTTGTAAAATCGATTGATGTTTACGGAGATATGCACCGTTATATTCCCGTTTTAGCTGCCAATGCAGGTTTCAGAAGAATTACAGAAAAAGAAGTTCCGCATCAGGCAAGACCTTATGGAACATCAAAATTTGGAACTGAAAGATTCGTTAGAGGATTTTTAGATTTGGTAACACTTTGGTTTGTAAGCCGTTTTGGAGGAAGGCCAATGCATTTTTTCGGAGCAGTAGGAACGATTATGTTTATCGTAGGTTTTCTTTCAGCTTTTTGGTTAGGAATTTCTAAGCTAATTGACGTTGCACGAGGGATTTACGGACATTTAATTACCAATAATCCTTGGTTTTTTATTGCATTAACCATGATGTTGATGGGAACCTTGCTTTTCATCGCAGGATTCTTAGGAGAAATGATTATCAGAACCAACAGAGAGCATAAAAATTATAATATTGACGAAGTGATATAG
- a CDS encoding pyridoxal phosphate-dependent aminotransferase has protein sequence MKVSKLAANLIGSEIVKIGNEVNDLKAKGAEIANLTIGDLNSNLYPIPAELKEEIQKAYQNNLTNYPPANGLLSLRNEVSKDLKTRWNLDYSANDILITAGSRPLIYAVYKVIVDEGDKVIYPTPSWNNNHYAYLTSADAIEVKTTPENNFLPTAADLKPHLNGAVLLALCSPLNPTGTMFTEAQLREICEMILEENAKRGADEKPLYLMYDQIYSNLTFGAKHVDPVSLFPEMRDFTIYIDGISKCLAATGVRVGWGFGPAHIIDKMKALLTHVGAWAPKPEQEATAKYFQNSENVNTFITDFKGKLEASLKVLHNGIQNLKTNGLAVDSIEPMGAMYLTIKLDYIGKTKPDGTEIGNSSDLVFYLINEAGVALVPFSAFGEEKSEPWFRASVGGLDIKEIELMMPKLENALNNLK, from the coding sequence GTGAAAGTTTCAAAATTAGCAGCGAACCTCATTGGTTCTGAAATTGTAAAAATTGGTAATGAAGTAAATGATTTAAAGGCGAAAGGTGCAGAGATTGCTAATCTTACGATTGGTGATTTGAACTCAAATCTTTACCCGATTCCTGCAGAATTAAAAGAAGAAATTCAGAAAGCGTATCAGAATAATTTAACCAATTATCCACCTGCAAACGGATTATTGTCATTAAGAAATGAAGTTTCTAAAGACTTGAAAACAAGATGGAATTTAGATTATTCGGCAAACGATATTTTAATTACAGCAGGTTCAAGACCGTTGATTTATGCAGTGTATAAAGTAATCGTTGACGAAGGAGACAAGGTAATTTATCCTACACCGTCTTGGAACAACAATCATTATGCTTATCTTACTTCTGCAGACGCAATTGAAGTTAAAACAACTCCCGAAAACAATTTTTTACCAACTGCTGCAGATCTAAAACCACACTTAAACGGAGCTGTACTTTTAGCGCTTTGTTCGCCGTTAAATCCTACAGGAACCATGTTTACAGAGGCTCAGTTAAGAGAGATCTGTGAAATGATCTTGGAAGAAAATGCAAAAAGAGGAGCAGACGAAAAGCCGTTATATTTAATGTACGATCAGATCTATTCTAATCTTACTTTTGGTGCAAAACACGTAGATCCGGTTTCACTTTTCCCTGAAATGAGAGACTTTACCATCTATATTGATGGTATTTCTAAATGTCTTGCTGCAACAGGAGTTCGTGTAGGATGGGGATTCGGTCCGGCTCATATTATTGACAAAATGAAAGCTTTGCTGACTCACGTTGGAGCTTGGGCGCCAAAACCAGAGCAGGAAGCAACTGCAAAATATTTTCAGAATTCAGAGAATGTAAATACGTTTATCACTGATTTTAAAGGAAAACTGGAAGCAAGCTTAAAAGTTCTTCATAACGGGATCCAGAATTTAAAAACCAATGGTTTAGCAGTTGATAGTATCGAACCAATGGGAGCAATGTATCTTACCATTAAATTAGATTACATTGGAAAAACAAAACCAGACGGAACAGAAATCGGGAATTCTTCTGACTTGGTTTTCTATTTAATCAATGAAGCGGGAGTTGCTTTAGTTCCTTTCTCTGCTTTTGGTGAAGAAAAATCTGAGCCATGGTTTAGAGCTTCTGTAGGAGGTTTAGATATCAAAGAAATTGAACTGATGATGCCGAAACTGGAGAATGCTTTAAATAATTTAAAATAG
- a CDS encoding S1 family peptidase, protein MDNEKKESNQNELEQDQPQQDNNSLSDDFSEQRNYKSENIISENSTNEIQEKPIEDQPKESLPVTEKKKKNGYKIAFFSLGGIILLGGASYFGYQYYKDHQVEPIVENVCLDTDTKIYDAYKDAVVMVKHRYAFVAKIKGKEVQLNIPEASEETLFGTAFFVDKKGNMISNNHVLQPWNSPGNIDKINTDAANIRRKIASILTTDISEDGYETFIASNWGNASSEYNEEGGYHEGNDEEGGEEFINSNDVTVDSATTSNDIAASIPQKDYVSEDEIEVYMKTVDISVALHNSAELWLPCTIEKISEDQSIDLGVLQLTNKETPNTVVNIINLDNAVTDDQSLRPGEKAVMIGYPLGEDLAQTISGIKVQLYNGQISKESDGTKIQYSVTSTHGASGAPVFNNCGQLIAVNFSGVEKVQGYNFGIIAKKIYSIYPVIAGEAKPSTE, encoded by the coding sequence ATGGATAATGAAAAAAAAGAATCCAACCAGAATGAGTTGGAACAAGATCAGCCACAGCAAGATAATAATTCGCTTTCTGATGATTTTTCAGAGCAGCGAAATTATAAATCAGAAAATATAATTTCTGAAAATTCTACAAATGAGATTCAGGAAAAACCCATAGAAGATCAACCTAAAGAAAGCTTGCCCGTAACCGAAAAAAAGAAAAAGAACGGTTATAAAATTGCATTTTTCAGTTTGGGTGGAATCATTCTTTTAGGCGGAGCTTCTTATTTTGGATATCAATATTATAAAGATCATCAGGTTGAACCTATCGTTGAAAATGTCTGCTTAGATACCGATACCAAAATTTACGATGCTTATAAAGATGCTGTAGTAATGGTAAAACACAGATATGCTTTTGTTGCAAAAATTAAAGGAAAAGAAGTTCAGTTGAATATTCCTGAAGCTTCAGAAGAAACACTTTTTGGAACTGCATTTTTTGTTGACAAAAAAGGAAATATGATCTCAAACAATCATGTTTTGCAACCTTGGAATTCTCCGGGAAATATTGATAAAATAAATACTGATGCAGCCAACATCCGAAGAAAAATTGCTTCGATTCTTACTACAGATATTTCGGAAGACGGCTACGAAACTTTTATTGCATCCAATTGGGGAAATGCATCTTCAGAATATAATGAAGAAGGCGGCTATCATGAAGGAAACGATGAAGAAGGAGGCGAAGAGTTTATAAATTCAAATGATGTCACTGTAGATTCTGCTACAACTTCTAATGATATTGCAGCCTCAATTCCTCAGAAAGATTATGTTTCAGAAGACGAAATCGAAGTTTATATGAAAACAGTAGATATTTCTGTCGCTTTACATAATTCTGCTGAACTATGGTTGCCTTGTACAATTGAAAAAATTTCTGAAGACCAATCTATTGATTTAGGAGTTTTACAATTAACAAATAAAGAAACGCCAAATACTGTTGTAAATATTATCAATCTTGATAATGCTGTAACCGATGATCAAAGTTTACGCCCCGGTGAAAAAGCGGTGATGATTGGCTATCCTTTAGGCGAAGATTTAGCGCAAACCATTTCAGGAATTAAAGTACAGCTGTATAACGGACAAATCAGTAAAGAATCTGACGGAACAAAAATCCAATATAGTGTTACTTCAACACACGGTGCAAGCGGAGCTCCAGTTTTTAATAATTGCGGACAATTAATTGCCGTCAATTTTAGCGGAGTTGAAAAAGTACAGGGTTACAATTTTGGAATTATCGCCAAGAAAATTTACTCTATATATCCTGTTATAGCTGGTGAAGCAAAACCAAGTACGGAATAA
- a CDS encoding GIN domain-containing protein, which yields MKKIVVGISLLAIFSCGKISPKGNLEKKEIDVEEFVNLDLEGKFRVFYARGPKNFVEVETYPNIAGNLDIDVDDKTLSIKESRKTKGVDFYNITIYSKYNLEKISISDSVEMNISSEIKTDNFKLNLKNYATFMGSLNTRRAEIDMQNRSRANFLGETKDALIKISDTASLIAPYWKIVNLNVDSQNGNYAEVNVKDTLKGTVKNTAKFVYYNDPIRAFKVDRTTRVENKKLN from the coding sequence ATGAAAAAAATAGTTGTAGGAATAAGTTTACTTGCTATATTTTCTTGTGGTAAAATTTCTCCAAAAGGAAATTTAGAGAAGAAAGAAATTGATGTCGAAGAATTTGTAAACCTTGATCTTGAAGGGAAATTTAGGGTATTTTATGCAAGAGGACCGAAAAACTTTGTGGAAGTAGAAACTTACCCAAACATAGCCGGAAATCTTGATATTGATGTTGATGATAAAACCCTTTCCATCAAAGAAAGCCGAAAAACAAAAGGTGTCGATTTTTATAATATTACGATTTATTCAAAATATAATCTGGAAAAAATTTCAATTTCAGACTCTGTGGAAATGAATATTTCGAGTGAAATTAAAACCGATAATTTCAAATTAAATTTAAAAAATTACGCTACTTTTATGGGTTCTTTGAATACAAGAAGAGCTGAGATTGATATGCAGAATAGAAGCCGTGCTAATTTTTTAGGTGAAACTAAAGATGCATTAATAAAAATCTCAGACACAGCAAGTTTAATTGCTCCTTACTGGAAAATTGTCAATCTGAACGTAGATTCTCAAAACGGAAACTATGCAGAAGTCAACGTAAAAGATACGCTAAAAGGAACTGTAAAAAATACAGCAAAATTTGTGTATTATAATGATCCGATCAGAGCTTTTAAAGTTGATAGAACGACAAGAGTGGAAAATAAAAAATTGAACTAA
- a CDS encoding DUF4199 domain-containing protein — MTKSPLTLGILLYAITMAIFFVVYTFFSGIEYFDTTLKVNAFVLPIVYVLFAFWSVKSHWNNHEMDFKGAFKRAFVPMFVGGILSIVSIFSFLNFIDTDAKKLLNYQYVHRQKSELDKEYQSAKKILKHQKDIDELEQKYQEGLQRFDPATIKDKDMLTASHFSGYFAAILIFYVILSVFFGAFFRKKTNHQEAINQE; from the coding sequence ATGACGAAAAGTCCACTTACCCTAGGAATTTTATTGTATGCCATTACAATGGCGATCTTTTTTGTAGTCTACACATTTTTTTCTGGTATCGAATATTTTGATACTACATTGAAAGTCAATGCTTTCGTTTTGCCGATCGTCTATGTTTTATTTGCTTTTTGGTCTGTAAAATCTCATTGGAATAACCATGAAATGGATTTTAAAGGAGCTTTTAAAAGAGCTTTCGTTCCAATGTTTGTAGGCGGAATTTTATCTATCGTAAGTATCTTTTCTTTCTTAAACTTCATCGATACGGATGCTAAAAAACTGTTAAATTATCAATATGTACACCGTCAGAAATCTGAATTAGACAAAGAATACCAGTCTGCGAAAAAGATTTTAAAGCATCAAAAAGACATTGATGAGCTAGAGCAAAAATATCAGGAAGGTCTTCAAAGATTTGATCCTGCGACTATAAAAGATAAAGATATGCTTACGGCGAGTCATTTTTCAGGATATTTTGCCGCAATTCTTATATTTTACGTAATTTTGTCTGTCTTTTTTGGAGCGTTTTTCAGAAAGAAAACAAACCATCAGGAAGCAATTAATCAAGAATAA
- a CDS encoding metal-dependent hydrolase, translating into MKIQYLGQNCFLFMYKDKTILCDPFYNYKKAESGFDISAQKIDYILLTHAHGDHIADVGEVLQHYPEATIIGQPEICAYFKNAKNTDDVNLGGSAKIDDLKISMVPAHHTSSFPDGTYGGVPVGYIFRLPEGKNIYLAGDTGVMADMELFPRLFGNLDLSILPIGGHYTMCARKAAFAASELLKTPKVIGCHFDTFPAIEINHDGAAKHFADKNVELVLPKLGESFDI; encoded by the coding sequence ATGAAAATACAATACTTAGGACAAAACTGTTTTTTGTTCATGTACAAAGACAAAACGATTCTTTGTGACCCTTTTTACAACTACAAAAAAGCAGAATCAGGATTTGATATTTCGGCTCAGAAAATCGATTATATTCTGTTGACTCACGCTCACGGAGATCATATTGCTGATGTAGGAGAGGTTTTACAGCACTATCCTGAAGCTACGATTATTGGCCAACCGGAAATCTGTGCTTATTTCAAAAACGCTAAAAATACAGACGATGTAAACTTAGGAGGATCGGCAAAAATCGATGATCTTAAAATTTCTATGGTTCCGGCTCATCATACAAGTTCGTTTCCTGACGGAACTTACGGAGGTGTTCCTGTAGGATATATTTTCAGACTTCCTGAAGGTAAAAACATTTATTTGGCTGGAGATACAGGAGTAATGGCAGATATGGAACTTTTCCCAAGATTATTCGGAAATTTAGACTTGTCAATCCTTCCAATTGGTGGTCATTATACGATGTGTGCAAGAAAAGCAGCTTTTGCGGCGTCAGAATTATTGAAAACTCCAAAAGTAATCGGATGTCATTTTGATACTTTCCCTGCAATTGAAATTAATCATGATGGTGCAGCGAAACATTTTGCCGATAAGAATGTTGAATTGGTTTTACCTAAACTCGGAGAAAGTTTCGATATATAA
- a CDS encoding VIT domain-containing protein — protein sequence MKKINSLIATLLFSVAMAQIPTLEVDNQKKHPVILQEAKIDTKILGNLATTTATYTFYNPSNRILEGKLTFPLPEGVSVSGYALDINGKLRNAVPVPKERAKEVFESIERRNVDPGIIEKVEGNNFRTRIYPLPEKGTRTIQITYHQELKDVASDYQYFLSFANATTIPKFNLKVWISETASIPKILENPDGSFAFQKQGNQWIAEIAKSDFTPNESLKVTIPKNQNSSNVVLQKASGDKFYFAANVGLDFPVKEKPKSQKIAIIWDNSFSGSKRNRDKELDFLNAYFADNKNVSVSFSLLNNTFEKAEEFNISQGNWSELKARILNLKYDGGTDFGALKEINGIEEYLLFSDGISNFGDLTMKFKKPLNSIASTPTSDFNLLKLLANQSGGNFINLNELDTQSALKTYKKLPIRFLGFKENPNMQELFPNIGSVISEPVNIFGITSGNTGKLTAIFSVGNEKFEIPVDFSNAQQLENWQIAQFWVQKKINELELNSTQNRNEIKNISEQFGVVSKNTSLIVLDDINDYVRYKITPPQELLADYQKIVSQNKGRVLEQRKNLLSKAFDKTKELKTWWNTEFKTVEKKEYPRISNQSTPVPQAQRDVPLSEVINSGRADMAMEASSSDAMVDIIAEKPKGKITLVDVESTEEYMKDFQNLQSVEVIYQKYLENRSKHEKQVSYYFDISKLLFKKGDKALSLKVLSTLAELDLENEELYKTIYYLLKQRGHYDKELWITQKILEWRPFDAQSHRDYALALVDNKKPQEALNIYKSLLYQEFTDEISVRDNGIEEILIMEINNILKQNKNVDGSKIDDRLKADLPVDIRVVINWNKDNTDIDLWVTDPKGEDCSYQHKSTAIGGRISNDFTQGFGPEQFLLKKAVKGKYKIKTNFFGERQNILSGPTTVMAEVYLYYSDGRQERKIAVFQSQKENKKENDSKILIGEFEF from the coding sequence ATGAAAAAAATAAATAGTTTAATTGCAACTTTGCTTTTCAGTGTTGCAATGGCGCAAATTCCGACACTGGAAGTGGACAACCAGAAAAAACATCCTGTTATTCTACAGGAAGCTAAAATTGATACTAAAATTTTAGGAAATCTTGCTACAACAACGGCAACGTATACTTTTTATAATCCAAGCAACAGAATTCTGGAGGGAAAACTTACTTTTCCACTTCCGGAAGGTGTTTCAGTAAGTGGTTACGCTTTGGATATCAACGGAAAACTCAGAAATGCAGTTCCTGTTCCCAAAGAAAGAGCCAAAGAAGTTTTTGAAAGTATTGAAAGAAGAAATGTAGACCCGGGAATTATTGAGAAAGTAGAAGGAAATAATTTCAGAACGAGAATTTATCCATTACCTGAAAAAGGAACCCGAACGATCCAGATCACTTATCATCAGGAGTTAAAGGATGTTGCTTCAGATTATCAATATTTTTTAAGCTTTGCGAATGCAACGACAATTCCGAAATTTAATCTGAAAGTCTGGATAAGTGAAACAGCGAGTATTCCAAAAATTTTAGAAAATCCTGATGGGAGTTTTGCTTTTCAGAAACAGGGAAACCAGTGGATTGCAGAGATCGCTAAATCTGATTTTACACCTAATGAAAGTTTAAAAGTAACGATTCCAAAAAATCAAAATTCATCGAATGTTGTTTTGCAAAAAGCTTCGGGAGACAAATTTTATTTTGCTGCGAATGTCGGATTGGATTTTCCTGTAAAAGAAAAACCAAAATCTCAAAAAATTGCGATTATCTGGGATAATTCTTTCAGCGGATCCAAAAGAAACCGAGATAAAGAACTTGATTTTTTGAATGCCTACTTTGCTGACAATAAAAATGTTTCCGTTTCTTTTTCTTTGCTGAACAATACTTTTGAAAAAGCTGAAGAATTCAATATTTCTCAGGGAAACTGGAGCGAACTGAAAGCTAGAATTTTAAATTTAAAATATGATGGCGGAACAGATTTTGGAGCTTTAAAAGAAATCAATGGAATAGAAGAATATCTCTTGTTTTCGGATGGAATTTCCAATTTTGGAGATTTAACGATGAAGTTTAAAAAGCCTTTAAATAGTATTGCAAGTACACCGACTTCAGATTTTAATCTTCTTAAATTATTGGCAAATCAATCAGGTGGAAATTTTATTAATTTAAATGAATTAGATACACAATCAGCTTTAAAAACCTACAAAAAATTACCAATTCGTTTTTTAGGATTTAAAGAAAATCCCAATATGCAGGAATTATTTCCAAATATCGGTTCGGTAATCAGCGAGCCTGTCAATATTTTTGGAATTACAAGTGGAAATACAGGTAAATTAACCGCCATTTTTTCAGTTGGAAATGAAAAATTTGAAATACCTGTAGATTTTTCAAATGCACAACAGTTGGAAAACTGGCAGATTGCTCAGTTTTGGGTTCAGAAAAAAATAAATGAATTAGAACTAAATTCTACTCAAAATCGAAATGAAATTAAAAATATCAGTGAACAATTCGGCGTTGTAAGTAAAAATACAAGCTTGATTGTTTTGGACGATATTAATGATTATGTACGGTACAAAATTACACCGCCTCAGGAATTATTGGCTGACTATCAGAAAATTGTTTCTCAAAACAAAGGAAGAGTTTTAGAACAGAGAAAAAATCTTTTATCTAAAGCTTTTGATAAAACCAAAGAATTAAAAACGTGGTGGAACACAGAATTTAAGACTGTAGAAAAAAAGGAATATCCAAGAATATCTAATCAATCGACACCAGTTCCTCAAGCACAAAGAGATGTTCCGTTGAGTGAGGTGATTAATTCAGGAAGAGCAGATATGGCTATGGAAGCTTCAAGTTCAGATGCAATGGTAGATATTATAGCTGAAAAGCCAAAAGGAAAAATCACTTTAGTCGATGTAGAAAGTACAGAAGAATATATGAAAGACTTTCAGAATTTGCAGTCTGTGGAAGTGATTTATCAGAAATATTTAGAAAATCGTTCAAAGCATGAAAAACAGGTTTCTTATTATTTTGATATTTCTAAATTGCTGTTCAAAAAAGGTGACAAAGCACTTTCACTAAAAGTTTTAAGTACGTTAGCAGAGCTGGATCTTGAAAATGAAGAGCTGTACAAAACCATTTATTATCTGTTAAAACAAAGAGGTCATTACGATAAAGAACTTTGGATTACACAGAAAATCCTTGAATGGCGACCTTTTGATGCGCAAAGCCACAGAGATTATGCATTAGCTTTGGTCGATAACAAAAAACCGCAGGAAGCTTTAAATATTTATAAATCTTTGCTGTATCAGGAATTTACAGACGAAATTTCAGTAAGAGATAACGGAATTGAAGAAATCCTGATTATGGAAATCAACAATATTTTAAAGCAAAATAAAAATGTTGACGGAAGTAAAATCGATGATCGCTTGAAAGCAGATTTGCCTGTAGATATTCGTGTCGTGATTAATTGGAATAAAGACAATACAGACATCGATCTTTGGGTAACCGATCCGAAAGGAGAAGATTGCTCTTATCAGCATAAATCTACTGCGATTGGCGGAAGAATAAGTAACGATTTTACACAAGGTTTCGGTCCAGAACAGTTTTTGCTGAAAAAAGCAGTGAAAGGAAAATATAAAATCAAGACCAATTTCTTTGGGGAAAGACAGAATATTCTTTCCGGACCAACAACGGTGATGGCGGAAGTTTATCTTTATTATTCTGATGGAAGACAGGAAAGAAAGATTGCTGTTTTCCAAAGCCAGAAAGAAAATAAAAAAGAAAATGATAGCAAAATTCTGATTGGAGAATTTGAGTTTTAA